In the genome of Cupriavidus taiwanensis, one region contains:
- a CDS encoding amidase — MNLPDWTTGGFPPLWEVAQRLADGTVSAEQLVDACEAAQRQWHGIINAMVLSDFDAARAAARDSDRRRRAGQARGVLDGVPFSVKESFDVAGWPTTCGNPALRGHVAGRDAVVVQRLRDAGAILLGKTNVPLGLRDWQSYNAIYGTTRNPHDPTRTPGGSSGGSAAAVCAGLSFFDVGSDIGSSLRNPAHYCGIFSLKPSHGLVPLAGHGTGAARFGEQDINVAGPLARSARDLEPVLRVIAGPDGDDALPYRLQWPQCPHRRLADFRIAVLPTHAQAEADGEVATQIGQLGHWLAEQGAHVGWHERPDFGAGELWHAYVTLLRATTSVHMDDAAFADALARSATAAAGDRDYATLQYTGATLRHRDWLRLQVARERFAAAWRSFFTRYDVLLCPAAATTAFALDEAGEPWQRTLSVNGAPQPMTTQLFWAGHSGLCGLPSAVAPIGPGAGGLPVGVQIVAGRYRDLTALRFACLLEEAGYAYRPPRATALPAAHHT; from the coding sequence GTGAACCTGCCCGACTGGACCACTGGCGGATTTCCGCCGCTATGGGAGGTGGCGCAGCGGCTTGCCGACGGCACGGTGTCTGCGGAGCAACTGGTGGACGCGTGCGAGGCGGCGCAGAGGCAATGGCACGGCATCATCAATGCGATGGTGCTGTCGGATTTCGACGCGGCCCGCGCGGCCGCGCGCGACAGCGACCGGCGCCGGCGTGCCGGCCAGGCACGCGGCGTGCTCGACGGCGTGCCGTTCTCGGTCAAGGAGTCGTTCGATGTCGCCGGCTGGCCGACCACCTGCGGCAATCCGGCCCTGCGTGGGCACGTGGCCGGGCGCGACGCGGTGGTGGTACAGCGGCTGCGCGATGCCGGCGCGATCTTGCTCGGCAAGACCAATGTCCCGCTCGGCCTGCGTGACTGGCAGAGCTACAACGCGATCTACGGCACCACGCGCAACCCGCACGATCCGACGCGCACGCCGGGCGGCTCGTCCGGCGGCAGCGCCGCGGCGGTCTGCGCCGGCCTGTCGTTCTTCGACGTGGGTTCCGACATCGGTTCGTCGCTGCGCAATCCGGCGCACTACTGCGGCATTTTCTCGCTCAAGCCCAGCCACGGGCTGGTGCCGCTAGCCGGCCACGGCACTGGTGCCGCGCGCTTCGGCGAGCAGGACATCAATGTCGCCGGCCCGCTGGCGCGCAGCGCGCGCGACCTGGAACCGGTATTGCGCGTGATCGCGGGCCCGGACGGTGACGACGCGCTGCCATACCGCCTGCAGTGGCCGCAATGCCCGCACCGCCGGCTCGCCGACTTCCGCATCGCTGTGTTGCCCACCCATGCCCAGGCCGAAGCGGACGGCGAGGTCGCCACGCAGATCGGGCAGCTGGGCCACTGGCTGGCGGAGCAAGGTGCCCACGTCGGCTGGCATGAACGGCCGGACTTCGGCGCCGGCGAGTTGTGGCATGCCTACGTGACGCTGCTGCGCGCCACCACCTCGGTGCACATGGATGACGCGGCCTTCGCCGATGCGCTGGCCCGCAGCGCCACCGCCGCCGCCGGCGACCGCGACTACGCGACCCTGCAGTACACCGGCGCGACGCTGCGCCACCGCGACTGGCTGCGCCTGCAGGTGGCGCGCGAACGCTTTGCCGCCGCATGGCGCAGCTTCTTCACCCGCTACGACGTGCTGCTGTGCCCGGCCGCCGCCACCACGGCGTTTGCGCTCGACGAGGCCGGCGAGCCGTGGCAGCGCACGCTTAGCGTCAACGGGGCCCCGCAGCCGATGACCACGCAGTTGTTCTGGGCCGGCCACTCGGGTCTGTGCGGCCTGCCGTCCGCCGTGGCGCCGATCGGCCCCGGTGCTGGCGGCCTGCCGGTGGGCGTGCAGATCGTCGCCGGCCGCTACCGGGATCTCACCGCCTTGCGTTTTGCCTGCCTGCTGGAGGAAGCAGGCTATGCCTACCGGCCGCCGCGGGCGACCGCCTTGCCGGCGGCGCACCACACCTGA
- a CDS encoding GntR family transcriptional regulator, giving the protein MSLTPSPAAPAEPLSLGASHSPLFALVTDKLREGILNGKYAPGERLVENKLSAELGVSRIPVREALRALASEGLVVIEPRRGATVASLSPVIAREMVEVRATLEGLNAKLAAQRRDPALVAELETVLRQGMEAAAQGRADELLALNTRFHEVLGTIAANSVLQEMMRSLRERTAVLFGPANVVRARQNWDEHAQILQAVIAGDADLAALLAARHVYSAAKAADLPVEGQGSAAQAA; this is encoded by the coding sequence ATGTCCCTCACTCCGTCTCCTGCCGCGCCCGCCGAGCCGCTGAGCCTCGGTGCCAGCCACTCGCCGCTGTTCGCCCTTGTTACCGACAAGCTGCGCGAGGGCATCCTGAACGGCAAATACGCTCCGGGCGAACGACTGGTGGAGAACAAGCTCTCGGCGGAACTCGGCGTATCGCGCATCCCGGTGCGCGAGGCGCTGCGCGCGCTCGCCAGCGAAGGGCTGGTGGTGATCGAGCCGCGCCGCGGCGCGACCGTGGCCAGCCTGTCGCCGGTGATTGCGCGCGAGATGGTCGAAGTTCGCGCCACGCTGGAGGGCCTCAACGCCAAGCTCGCCGCGCAGCGGCGCGACCCGGCGCTGGTGGCGGAGCTGGAAACCGTATTGCGGCAGGGCATGGAGGCCGCGGCGCAGGGCCGCGCGGATGAACTGCTGGCGCTCAATACGCGCTTCCACGAAGTGCTCGGCACCATCGCCGCCAACAGCGTGCTGCAGGAAATGATGCGTTCGCTGCGCGAGCGCACCGCGGTGCTGTTCGGCCCGGCCAACGTGGTGCGCGCGCGCCAGAACTGGGACGAGCACGCGCAGATCCTGCAGGCGGTGATCGCCGGCGACGCCGATTTGGCGGCCCTGCTGGCCGCGCGCCATGTCTACAGCGCCGCCAAGGCGGCTGACCTGCCGGTGGAAGGGCAGGGCAGCGCGGCGCAGGCGGCCTGA
- a CDS encoding 2Fe-2S iron-sulfur cluster-binding protein yields the protein MSYRIQIAETEQVFLVERGETLLEAAQRAGVALRHDCQLGGCGTCRIRLLDGQVRYDEEPFGLAPDEAAAGYALACQAQPQADLVISTASDDEACAEPARHRAVVRALRPLSADVMHVELEVPGAGALDYRPGQYLKLLSADGLARSFSMASVPRDGRIDLHVRRIPGGAFTDGILPRMRAGDAIEVELPLGSFFYRESDYRPLLMVATGTGLAPIKAILESLMDDPDCPPVSLYWGMREVQDLYLHREIPGWGERLYDFRYAPVLSRAGADWQGRRGYVHDAALSDLGDLSEYAIYLCGSPDMIRDARAAFIAHGASPDHLYADSFTFQHPC from the coding sequence ATGTCGTACCGCATCCAGATCGCCGAAACGGAGCAGGTCTTCCTTGTCGAGCGCGGCGAGACGCTGTTGGAGGCCGCGCAGCGCGCCGGCGTTGCCTTGCGCCACGACTGCCAGCTGGGCGGCTGCGGCACCTGCCGCATCCGGCTGCTCGACGGACAGGTGCGCTACGACGAGGAACCGTTCGGCCTGGCCCCCGACGAAGCCGCTGCCGGTTACGCGCTGGCGTGCCAGGCGCAGCCGCAGGCCGACCTGGTCATCAGCACGGCGAGCGACGACGAGGCCTGCGCCGAACCGGCGCGGCATCGCGCGGTGGTGCGGGCGCTGCGTCCGCTGTCGGCCGACGTCATGCACGTCGAGCTGGAGGTGCCCGGCGCGGGTGCGCTGGACTACCGGCCCGGCCAGTATTTGAAGCTGTTGAGCGCCGACGGGCTCGCGCGCAGCTTCTCGATGGCTTCGGTGCCGCGCGACGGGCGCATCGACCTGCATGTGCGGCGCATTCCCGGCGGCGCCTTTACCGACGGAATCCTGCCGCGCATGCGCGCCGGCGATGCGATCGAGGTCGAGTTGCCGCTGGGCAGCTTCTTCTACCGCGAGAGCGACTACCGGCCGCTGCTGATGGTGGCCACCGGTACCGGCCTGGCGCCGATCAAGGCGATCCTGGAATCGCTGATGGACGATCCCGACTGCCCGCCGGTGTCGTTGTACTGGGGCATGCGGGAAGTGCAGGACCTGTACCTGCACCGCGAGATCCCGGGGTGGGGCGAACGGCTCTACGACTTCCGCTACGCGCCGGTGTTGTCGCGCGCCGGCGCGGACTGGCAGGGCCGGCGCGGCTATGTGCATGACGCGGCGCTGTCCGACCTGGGCGACCTCAGCGAGTACGCCATCTACCTGTGCGGCTCGCCGGATATGATTCGTGACGCGCGTGCCGCCTTTATTGCGCATGGCGCCAGTCCCGACCACCTCTACGCCGACAGCTTCACGTTCCAGCACCCTTGTTAA
- a CDS encoding GlcG/HbpS family heme-binding protein: protein MKKAIKLELREARHMVAAAIRRSEEIGVLESICVVDEGGYPLALERMDGARITGPQIAWNKAFTAAGHKRSTHLFTTPPNGPALPGNEAFGIQWSFEGKFAAFVGGFPIVVDDEVIGGIGLSGGNGEQDTQAGLAALQALAELLAPQDLKVLVQADIKK, encoded by the coding sequence ATGAAGAAAGCCATCAAGCTGGAGCTGCGCGAAGCGCGCCACATGGTTGCCGCCGCGATCCGGCGCTCGGAAGAGATCGGCGTGCTGGAGTCGATCTGCGTGGTCGACGAGGGCGGTTATCCGCTCGCGCTCGAGCGCATGGACGGCGCCCGCATCACCGGTCCGCAGATCGCGTGGAACAAGGCGTTCACCGCCGCGGGCCACAAGCGCTCCACGCACCTGTTCACCACGCCGCCGAACGGGCCGGCGCTGCCCGGCAACGAGGCCTTCGGCATCCAGTGGAGCTTCGAGGGCAAGTTCGCCGCTTTTGTGGGCGGCTTCCCGATCGTGGTTGACGACGAAGTGATCGGCGGCATCGGCCTGTCCGGCGGCAATGGCGAGCAGGACACGCAGGCCGGCCTGGCCGCGCTGCAGGCGCTGGCCGAACTGCTGGCGCCGCAGGACCTGAAGGTGCTGGTGCAGGCCGACATCAAGAAGTAA
- a CDS encoding aldehyde dehydrogenase family protein codes for MTVFLNHIDGEWTACQSGRTFDNVNPADTADLVGRFQASSAVDGQAAVAAAAAAFAGWKKTPVGKRAAILNRAAEHLEANADSIAAELTREEGKALALARDEVLRSAQTLRFYAVEGQTFTGEVYPNDDPDQLVYSQREPLGVVTVIAPWNFPISIPARKIAPALVTGNTVVFKPSSEAPLSGYRLAEALVKAGLPKGVLNFITGSAAEIGAAITEAPAVRAISFTGSSRAGEQIHRAAPLTTRTQMELGGKNPLIVMEDADLDRAVDLTIKGGFSLSGQACTGTSRVLVDESVKAAYTERLLAKVATLKVGSGMTPGMDLGPLASQKQLETVLRYIDIGKSEATLRCGGMRLSGGEFDKGYYVAPTVFTDVTQQMRIAREEIFGPVIAIIGFSGYADAIAKANDTEYGLAAAIVTSDPRYIHHFANDIEAGTVKINRTTTGNLVNAPFGGVKRSSTSTFRESGRTGLEFYTQVKTVYRGA; via the coding sequence ATGACTGTGTTCTTGAACCATATCGACGGCGAATGGACGGCCTGCCAGTCGGGCCGGACCTTCGACAACGTCAACCCCGCCGACACCGCCGACCTGGTGGGCCGCTTCCAGGCCTCGTCCGCGGTGGACGGGCAAGCCGCCGTGGCCGCCGCGGCAGCGGCCTTTGCCGGCTGGAAAAAGACGCCGGTCGGCAAGCGCGCCGCCATCCTCAACCGCGCGGCGGAGCACCTGGAGGCCAACGCCGACAGCATCGCCGCCGAGCTGACCCGCGAGGAAGGCAAGGCGCTGGCGCTGGCGCGCGACGAGGTGCTGCGCTCGGCGCAGACGCTGCGCTTCTATGCCGTCGAAGGGCAGACCTTCACCGGCGAGGTGTATCCCAACGACGATCCCGACCAGCTCGTCTACAGCCAGCGCGAGCCGCTGGGCGTGGTGACGGTGATCGCGCCGTGGAATTTCCCGATATCGATCCCCGCGCGCAAGATCGCGCCGGCGCTGGTGACCGGCAACACGGTGGTGTTCAAGCCGTCGTCCGAGGCGCCGCTGTCGGGCTACCGGCTGGCCGAGGCGCTGGTCAAGGCCGGGCTGCCCAAGGGCGTGCTGAACTTCATCACCGGCAGCGCCGCCGAGATCGGCGCAGCCATCACCGAAGCGCCTGCGGTGCGCGCGATCTCGTTCACCGGCTCGTCGCGCGCGGGCGAGCAGATCCACCGCGCGGCGCCGCTGACCACGCGCACGCAGATGGAACTCGGCGGCAAGAATCCGCTGATCGTGATGGAAGACGCCGACCTGGACCGCGCCGTCGACCTGACCATCAAGGGCGGCTTCTCGCTGTCGGGGCAGGCCTGCACCGGCACCAGCCGCGTGCTGGTGGACGAATCCGTGAAGGCCGCCTATACCGAACGCCTGCTGGCGAAGGTCGCAACGCTCAAGGTCGGCAGCGGCATGACGCCGGGCATGGATCTGGGGCCGCTGGCCTCGCAAAAGCAGCTGGAAACCGTGCTGCGCTACATCGACATCGGCAAGTCCGAGGCGACGCTGCGCTGTGGCGGCATGCGCCTGAGCGGCGGGGAGTTCGACAAGGGCTACTACGTCGCGCCGACGGTATTCACCGACGTGACGCAGCAGATGCGGATCGCGCGCGAGGAGATCTTCGGCCCGGTGATCGCCATCATCGGCTTCAGCGGCTACGCCGACGCCATCGCCAAGGCCAACGATACCGAGTACGGCCTGGCCGCGGCCATTGTCACCAGCGACCCGCGCTACATCCACCACTTCGCCAACGACATCGAGGCGGGCACGGTCAAGATCAACCGCACCACCACCGGCAATCTGGTCAATGCGCCGTTCGGCGGAGTCAAGCGGTCGAGCACCTCGACCTTCCGCGAGTCGGGCCGCACCGGGCTGGAGTTCTACACGCAAGTCAAGACCGTCTACCGGGGCGCATGA
- a CDS encoding TenA family transcriptional regulator, producing MAELMNREAFRAALEQAIKGKSANQAPFSVAWASGKLTRAHLARWAENHYHYVGPFADYLGYIYARTPDRYTEAKDFLLANMYEEEIGGDRHTDLLIRFAEACGTTRERVLDPDNMSPTTRGLQSWCYAVAMREDPIVAVAGLVVGLESQVPSIYRKQTPTLRDKYQFTDEEVEFFDLHIVSDEIHGERGYQIVLEHANTPELQQRCLKICEIGAQMRLLYTTALYHDYVEQELPLPELDMAA from the coding sequence ATGGCCGAACTGATGAACCGCGAAGCATTCCGAGCCGCCCTCGAACAAGCGATCAAAGGCAAGAGCGCCAACCAGGCGCCGTTCAGCGTGGCCTGGGCCAGTGGCAAGCTGACCCGTGCCCATCTCGCGCGCTGGGCCGAGAACCACTACCACTACGTCGGACCGTTCGCGGATTACCTTGGCTATATCTATGCGCGCACGCCGGACCGCTACACCGAGGCCAAGGACTTCCTGCTGGCCAATATGTACGAGGAGGAGATCGGCGGCGACCGCCACACCGACCTGCTGATCCGCTTTGCCGAAGCCTGCGGCACCACCCGCGAACGCGTGCTCGACCCGGACAACATGTCGCCCACCACGCGCGGCCTGCAGAGCTGGTGCTACGCGGTGGCGATGCGCGAGGATCCGATCGTGGCCGTGGCCGGCCTGGTGGTGGGGCTGGAATCGCAGGTGCCGTCGATCTACCGCAAGCAGACGCCGACGCTGCGCGACAAGTACCAGTTCACCGACGAAGAGGTCGAGTTCTTCGACCTGCATATCGTCTCGGACGAGATCCACGGCGAGCGCGGCTACCAGATCGTGCTGGAGCACGCCAACACGCCGGAGCTGCAGCAGCGCTGCCTGAAGATCTGCGAGATCGGCGCGCAAATGCGGCTGCTGTACACGACCGCGCTCTATCACGACTATGTCGAGCAAGAGCTGCCGCTGCCCGAACTGGACATGGCGGCCTGA
- a CDS encoding ornithine cyclodeaminase family protein, protein MQHITDAMIDAHVTPEAALDVMASAFSSFGRGDAAMQARIRTEAGGVKLSTLGAVIPQQGVAGAKVYTTINGQFSFVILIFSTDDGRPLASFDAGAITRLRTAACTTLAAQRLARAGARTLALFGAGTQGAQHARQLSATLRLERILVSDPHADAGMPERLSAQCGIPVALAEPDAAVAEADIIVTASRATTPLFSGAAIRPGAFVAAIGSSLPHTRELDDTALRRAAAVVVEWRPQSTREAGDIVLAGPGALPPEKIVELADVVLGKISPRQRDDDILIYKSVGVGLEDVALAGYAWSRIAGEVERRAG, encoded by the coding sequence ATGCAGCACATCACTGATGCCATGATCGATGCCCATGTCACGCCGGAAGCGGCCCTCGACGTCATGGCGTCCGCCTTTTCCAGCTTCGGGCGCGGCGATGCCGCGATGCAGGCGCGGATACGCACCGAGGCGGGCGGGGTCAAGCTTTCGACGCTGGGTGCGGTGATTCCGCAGCAGGGCGTGGCCGGGGCCAAGGTCTACACCACCATCAACGGCCAGTTTTCCTTCGTCATCCTGATCTTCTCCACCGACGACGGCCGCCCGCTGGCTTCGTTCGACGCCGGCGCCATCACGCGGCTGCGCACCGCGGCCTGCACCACGCTGGCGGCGCAGCGGCTGGCCCGCGCCGGCGCACGCACGCTGGCCTTGTTCGGTGCCGGCACGCAGGGCGCGCAGCACGCGCGCCAGCTCAGCGCCACGCTCCGGCTCGAGCGCATCCTGGTGTCCGATCCGCACGCCGACGCCGGCATGCCGGAACGGCTGTCGGCGCAGTGCGGCATTCCGGTTGCGCTGGCCGAGCCCGATGCCGCGGTGGCCGAAGCCGACATCATCGTCACGGCCTCGCGTGCGACCACGCCGCTGTTCTCCGGTGCGGCAATCCGGCCCGGCGCGTTCGTCGCCGCGATCGGCTCGAGCCTGCCGCACACGCGCGAACTGGACGACACCGCGCTGCGCCGCGCCGCCGCGGTGGTGGTGGAGTGGCGGCCGCAATCCACCCGCGAGGCCGGCGATATCGTGCTGGCCGGTCCCGGCGCGCTGCCGCCGGAAAAGATCGTCGAACTGGCCGACGTGGTGCTCGGCAAGATATCGCCGCGACAGCGCGATGACGACATCCTGATCTACAAGTCGGTCGGCGTGGGGCTGGAGGACGTCGCGCTGGCGGGATACGCGTGGTCGCGTATCGCGGGCGAGGTGGAGCGCCGCGCCGGCTGA
- a CDS encoding TSUP family transporter, whose product MGTLILAGACLQGVGGIGFAMLCAPLGAIFFPELVPGPLLAMGCCLSLMGALREREAIVWPVAGFALVGRAAGGAAAVLTIAWLAPGPLAVLFSLSILAAVALSLLGWRLLPGPRNVVIAGTLSGFMGTITSAGAPPFALVMQHMAPAPMRATMGTILSGGAVLSLAMLTLAGRFGMPQLLLALALAPFLVAGFALSNRLRGRVSAQAVRRLLLGLCAAGALGVLGRAAFA is encoded by the coding sequence ATGGGCACGCTTATCCTGGCCGGCGCCTGCCTGCAGGGCGTGGGCGGGATCGGCTTTGCGATGCTGTGCGCGCCGCTGGGGGCGATCTTTTTCCCGGAGCTGGTGCCGGGACCGCTCCTCGCGATGGGTTGCTGCCTGTCGCTGATGGGCGCGCTGCGCGAGCGCGAAGCCATCGTCTGGCCGGTGGCGGGTTTTGCCCTGGTGGGGCGGGCAGCCGGCGGCGCGGCGGCGGTGCTGACCATCGCCTGGCTAGCGCCGGGGCCGCTGGCGGTGCTGTTTTCGCTGTCTATCCTGGCCGCGGTGGCGCTGAGCTTGCTTGGCTGGCGCTTGTTGCCGGGCCCGCGCAACGTGGTGATCGCCGGCACGTTGTCCGGCTTCATGGGGACCATCACTTCGGCCGGCGCGCCGCCGTTCGCGCTGGTCATGCAGCACATGGCGCCCGCGCCGATGCGCGCAACCATGGGCACCATCCTCTCGGGCGGCGCCGTGCTGTCGCTGGCCATGTTGACGCTGGCCGGGCGCTTCGGCATGCCGCAGCTTTTACTGGCACTGGCGCTCGCGCCGTTCCTGGTGGCCGGCTTTGCGCTGTCGAACCGGCTGCGCGGGCGCGTTTCCGCCCAAGCCGTGCGCCGCTTGCTGCTAGGCCTGTGCGCAGCCGGCGCGCTGGGCGTGCTCGGCCGCGCGGCATTTGCCTGA
- a CDS encoding 2Fe-2S iron-sulfur cluster-binding protein codes for MPKVILHKFGQTFTDEVGPNTNLVVRAGIRQFPYPNLRYECGMGKCSKCACRVIAGAEHLPPPNWKEKKQLGERLEQGYRLACQLWLEHDIELAQDDVPAAAALAGASAGA; via the coding sequence ATGCCAAAAGTCATCCTGCACAAGTTCGGCCAGACCTTTACCGACGAGGTCGGCCCCAACACCAACCTGGTGGTCCGCGCCGGCATCCGGCAGTTCCCCTACCCCAACCTGCGCTACGAATGCGGCATGGGCAAGTGCTCGAAGTGCGCGTGCCGCGTGATCGCCGGCGCCGAGCACCTGCCGCCGCCCAACTGGAAGGAAAAGAAGCAGCTTGGCGAACGGCTCGAACAGGGCTACCGGCTGGCCTGCCAGCTGTGGCTCGAGCATGACATCGAACTGGCCCAGGACGATGTGCCGGCCGCGGCCGCGCTGGCCGGGGCAAGCGCGGGGGCCTGA
- a CDS encoding ferredoxin: MFVLLTSRPGQFRTEPTDGMTAVEAYDYVFYGKRTARFVIAELAADTRVRIREEAPPGIVNLVSTRFLDKYATLEAARDALRQLASFGSMDIALVAVPVAADGRS; encoded by the coding sequence ATGTTCGTGCTGCTGACCAGCCGCCCCGGCCAGTTCCGTACCGAGCCCACCGACGGCATGACCGCCGTCGAGGCCTACGACTACGTCTTCTACGGCAAGCGCACCGCCCGCTTCGTCATTGCCGAGCTGGCCGCGGATACCAGAGTCCGCATACGGGAGGAAGCGCCGCCCGGCATCGTCAACCTGGTCTCGACCCGTTTCCTCGACAAGTACGCCACGCTCGAAGCCGCCCGCGACGCGCTGCGCCAGCTGGCCAGCTTCGGCAGCATGGATATCGCCTTGGTAGCCGTGCCGGTTGCCGCGGACGGCCGCTCCTGA
- a CDS encoding 2Fe-2S iron-sulfur cluster-binding protein — MIQITFLTNHGKTVTAPANSNLLRVSLREQGGIPFKCGGGLCGTCKCRIEQGREHTDAVKPKERKLLTEAELADGFRLACQTFMAGDVAVSWQPKAMAGRPQPAAASGE, encoded by the coding sequence ATGATCCAGATCACCTTCCTCACCAACCACGGCAAGACCGTCACGGCACCGGCCAACAGCAACCTGCTGCGCGTGTCGCTGCGCGAACAGGGCGGCATCCCGTTCAAATGCGGCGGCGGCCTGTGCGGCACCTGCAAATGCCGCATCGAGCAAGGCCGCGAGCATACTGATGCGGTCAAGCCGAAGGAGCGGAAGCTGCTGACGGAAGCGGAGCTGGCCGATGGCTTCCGGCTGGCATGCCAGACCTTCATGGCCGGCGATGTCGCGGTCTCGTGGCAGCCGAAGGCGATGGCCGGGCGGCCGCAGCCGGCCGCCGCCAGCGGCGAATAA
- a CDS encoding cobaltochelatase CobT-related protein, producing MNAAALAQRLRRRQRQDELSGAAVRALTGDAALHFRDGQLWRALRPVPLHAPHLRTDADTDTAACLRGAADGAALRQAHSDAALHRRLCPADAVERLVFELLEQLRCETRLPRGMAGVEANLRHRFLAWSRAFHRSGLTDGHLGILLYTVAQVAWSRLTGAPVLEETEDLIEATRAAIVPMLGNQLAGLRAQRHDQAAYAVHALALAHAVAQMIRTEAPGAGEDDEHAASAARAGFALWLDFDEPPAEAFALADSGHSRVLADATDGYRIYTARYDREVCAATLVRRALLDEYRTRLDARIARAGVNIARLARRLRAALSQPRVDGWSFGEESGRIDGRRLAQLVSSPAERRLFRQEAHKAHADCVVGFLVDCSGSMKAQAEPLTLLVDLLTRALDQAGVATEVLGFTTNAWNGGRARSDWLARGRPQHPGRLNETCHMVFKDAQRSWRRARTDITALLKADLFREGVDGEAVEWACARLHASGKARRILVVVSDGSPMDTATGQANDACYLDNHLKAVVARHEALRDVEILGLGVGLDLSPYYRHTLALDLSQPVDMAMLDEVAGLVGARRR from the coding sequence TGCGCCGCACCTGCGCACCGATGCGGACACCGACACTGCCGCGTGCCTGCGTGGGGCCGCCGATGGCGCCGCGCTGCGCCAGGCGCATTCCGACGCCGCCCTGCATCGGCGGCTGTGCCCGGCCGATGCGGTCGAGCGCCTGGTGTTCGAGCTGCTCGAGCAGCTGCGCTGCGAGACCCGCCTGCCGCGCGGCATGGCCGGCGTCGAGGCCAACCTGCGCCACCGCTTCCTGGCGTGGTCGCGCGCCTTCCATCGTTCCGGCCTGACCGACGGCCACCTCGGCATCCTGCTCTATACCGTGGCGCAGGTGGCTTGGTCGCGGCTGACCGGCGCGCCGGTGCTGGAAGAAACCGAAGACCTGATCGAGGCCACGCGCGCCGCCATCGTGCCGATGCTGGGCAACCAGCTGGCGGGGCTGCGCGCGCAACGCCACGACCAGGCCGCGTACGCCGTGCACGCGCTGGCGCTGGCGCATGCGGTGGCGCAGATGATCCGCACCGAAGCGCCAGGTGCCGGCGAAGACGATGAGCATGCTGCCTCCGCCGCGCGCGCCGGCTTCGCGCTGTGGCTCGACTTCGACGAACCGCCCGCGGAGGCCTTTGCCCTGGCCGACAGCGGCCATAGCCGCGTGCTTGCCGACGCCACCGATGGCTACCGCATCTATACCGCCCGCTACGACCGCGAAGTGTGCGCCGCCACGCTGGTGCGCCGTGCCTTGCTGGACGAGTACCGCACGCGGCTGGACGCACGCATCGCGCGCGCCGGCGTCAACATCGCCCGGCTGGCGCGCCGGCTGCGCGCCGCGCTGTCGCAGCCGCGCGTGGACGGCTGGTCGTTCGGCGAGGAAAGCGGCCGCATCGACGGCCGCCGCCTGGCGCAACTGGTCAGTTCGCCGGCCGAGCGACGGCTGTTTCGCCAGGAAGCGCACAAGGCCCATGCCGATTGCGTGGTCGGCTTCCTGGTCGACTGCTCCGGCTCGATGAAGGCGCAGGCCGAGCCGCTGACCCTGCTGGTCGACCTGCTCACCCGCGCGCTGGACCAGGCCGGCGTCGCCACCGAAGTGCTGGGCTTTACCACCAACGCGTGGAACGGCGGGCGGGCGCGCAGCGACTGGCTCGCGCGCGGCCGCCCGCAGCACCCGGGCCGGCTCAACGAAACCTGCCACATGGTGTTCAAGGACGCGCAGCGCAGCTGGCGCCGCGCGCGCACCGACATCACCGCGTTGCTGAAGGCCGACCTGTTCCGCGAGGGCGTCGACGGCGAGGCAGTGGAGTGGGCCTGCGCGCGCCTGCATGCCAGCGGCAAGGCGCGCCGCATCCTGGTGGTGGTGTCCGACGGCAGCCCGATGGATACCGCGACCGGGCAGGCCAACGACGCCTGCTACCTCGACAACCACCTGAAGGCCGTGGTGGCTCGGCACGAGGCGCTGCGGGATGTGGAAATACTCGGGCTGGGGGTTGGGCTGGACCTGAGCCCGTATTACCGCCACACGCTCGCGCTGGACCTGTCGCAGCCGGTGGATATGGCGATGCTGGATGAGGTCGCGGGGCTGGTAGGGGCCAGGCGGCGCTAG